gcccctgcatctctggggaggggaagctgcccttccccctacctccaatgctttctcctacatgccaccagatgatgaagaatccagtaatgtagctgcagactctgacagcgaagcaggtgaaggcaccagcagccagactggactgaactgtgagtatgtgcccaccatacagcatccccacaaccatgggcattgatccttggtagagggtggactggcaaatggtgaggtatgagtgtgacataggcctgactttgccttgacaggccccccacaacccactgaaggtggctccagggacagcccagatagaggacgtgctcctggtgagtactctgcactcctcaggtgtgcatgtgtgctcctgcaaccactcagacatgctggggacatggcagcactaacacacaggtgtgtggccacatgtaggtaggcaaggatctacacggcaccctggcaggtgccctgtgctgaatgccctgaatgggggaacgtgcagttagtgtggtgggtgggtgtgatggaactgccttcagtccatcacaccaacaggaggggagcagtgggggaagatcttgggaaggagcctgcaattccccagatgcaccaaggtcgatgctgtgggagtgggagtgggagtcagcattcctcagccatgggaacggctctcacagataacagaacagcagaagtctggggctggaatgcaatgttgtgagttagccacccaccagcaccactgccagctgcttagttgctaagggcagttctaggtgcacaaccacaccctttcgctgccaggcaggaaggggcacttcacctgctgtgccctcttgtgcaattgggcggctagatgtgcagcagtgtgcttgcccaaggtggtggtgtatctgtatggcactgcacactccacctgatcctcacctcccctgttcagtgctgccgcatgtgtctgaatagccaaccttctccacacagatccaggggtggcaaaccccagggccaccctgtcacctgcctctcgccttgcagagattcgcaaccgtcgctcccagaggagaggaggagatgctgctctggagatcatgcgccaggcagcagcagacaacgcccgcatcctccaaatccttgagcgtgactctgagaacttcagcgaatatctggacatcgcaaggcagcaactccaagtagatgctgaaaatgggacagcaatggtgcgctgtgtggatagggtagccacctgtctggaggagctggtcggtggcatgcgtggtctgaggactggcccccctaggcatagggatcgccctgtgagggcactgcctcttactggcccacaaactggtggagtgagaggcagggacccagcggaacacttactccctggcccactctgggaggaggctcccgaacccccaccccagagggaggagaccccatccccaccccagagagaggagaccccatccccaccccagagggaggacaccccatccccaccccagagggaggacaccccatccccaccccagagggaggacaccccatccccaccccagagggaggacaccccatccccaccccagagggaggacaccccatccccaccccaggagcaacctctttgtgccccatcccagggggggaaaggcagggcaaaaggcaaggcagccccaccggctgggggggctcagaccagggccaaggcagccccaccggctggggggcctgagaccagggccaaggcagccctaccggctggggggactcacggcaagggtaaggcagccccaccggctgggggggctcagaccagggccaaggcagccccaccggctggggggcctgagaccagggccaaggcagccccaccggctggggggcctgagaccagggccaaggcagccccaccggctggggggactcacagcaagggtaaggcagccccaccggctgggggggctcagaccagggccaaggcagccccaccggctggagggcctgagaccagggccaaggcagccccagcagcagtgggggggaatggaaaggccaggagcaggcacctggagcctgcagcacctccccctgcagtgcctggggaaccacacagcccacctgccaagcagcagcgcagggagtggccgaagcgtaatcccaaggagcgccagccctactccccatgaaggggggaaggtagtattgagtgtggggtggggtggctcaccattcctcctactcctgccagggaccctggccaagcactgcatagaagcgcacacacacctttaagcaaaatatattagatttatttttttttataaacattagaaaatttgtacttttttataacaagaacaaagaaaagctttatttttatgaaaaccattattttctaaaacattaataaaaaaataaaaacaccacagtcaggggccttgctgctcgtgagcatcctgcctgcaggatgtctttatggcccggacgtcccgctccaggcgggtgaccctccattccaaggagcgcactgcgaaaggaaagatggtattagtgatgtatgctgcagcacccccccatgagcacaccaaacactagagtcactacttacttgttctgcgCACCGCCCCCTCTAAGCGGCTGAACGACCGCATGAGGTCTGGAGTGAcggccacagcagctccatcacctgtcacagaaaagaaggggtgttgaggaggtgagggatgggagtggggagtgcacaaccagaactgtagtgagggagtgggtgggcaggtggaatggtgcacaacctggcagggaggaggccacatacgtgttcatttggatgccactagactgatgtgcaccactccctctccaatgaatgcagcctcttccccaagcccccaaacagaaggtgcgtggaaccagcaccaacccctgcttgtggtagggctgtggacttaccaggtggtgcggtgggtgggctgcagggaggttgctctgggggggccgcctcaggaggggggcctccctccccactgccctcctctgctgggtgctgctcctcctcagctgccacaggctcctcctggcacacagcccggaggcgggcacgttgaagccctgtgaaggtaataggcaggtatgcatcagttagtgggccaggacattcattgcgcaatgagatgccacattggaacccacattacatgggcatggtaagcagttctaggggccactgcctacatggaaccaggatgggggatgggctttgcacctggctgccaacatgcattatacatgggctgggatggagaaatgacaagttggccaaggcactggcatgaggctgagtgcaaccaccacacagaggggcaggcaatgattatagcaggtggtgcagggcagcttcagcatggctgcagtgttgggggatggggcacagtgatacaaagggtacttacttgttgggcggcgctcctcccacgagggtcgcccagcccgatcccacagctcgtgcaggagggtgtagaaggggggctgggctctcctaggagggctaccccggtagcactccagagcctcaaagaaggccgcctttaggcctttaaacttgctcctgcactgctcagcagtgcgggagtagcccgcgatggagaggctccttgcagccctcctgaaaatatctatagtctggaggctggagctcctcatgaggcgctccgacctcccagactgcaggaggagctcaaggagcatctccatctcgggctcctgccagtaggcgaccctccgaggctccatcttgaccggggtaggcctgacgtacgcgccccctgttgacgtttttcggaactgcgtacatgcgcaaagaagcggccgatgccgataagcacggtttgcccttcggagacatacgctccccctgttgacgttttccgagattgcggacgtccgcaaataagcggacgatggtaagcacggtttgcccttcgggctacatttaggatgattacacgttgcgcagtttgactggagtttattattattactaatttatatagcaccatcactgtagatggtgctgtacagagtaaacagtaaataacatgcatgtgggcgtacatagcatatatattattgcatacatgtgggcgtacatagcatatatattattgcatacatgtgggcgtacatagcatatatattattgcatacatgtgggcgtacatagcctagagttgattgcacacaagtgggcatacggctgttactctggggtaaaggactggaaggactgcacaggggaagaagcacagtccaattttatgaggcaggctgtcagcggcggttagcccacaggaactctctgacagcatcccgcaccttgtgcccttcccgggtgtggcgattggcctcattgacgtagggctcgcccagagtagccagctcaacagaattgtgctccgccgcctccacgagcatggcgtgccccttggtttcgcagatgttgtgcaggatgacgcaagcactgatgaccgaagggatgttttcttcggccagctccaggcgcacgcctatgctccgccacctccccttgaggcggccgaacgcctgctccaccacaagacgtgctcgcctaagacagcggttgaagtgggcttgctgtggagtgagtgccccaccatagggtttcatcaaccactcacgcaaagggtacgcgccatccgcaataatgaggggtggaatctgctggccgtgcaatctgattgttggatgggtaggcacgaagacacctgcatccatcgtctcacagaggcctgagttggcaaagacataggcatcatggttcttgccgctccatcctatttccacattgatgaaccgccccttgtggtcgcaggtcccctgcagaatcatggagtactcatccttcctgtttatgtattctgaggcttggtgtatcggagattggagaggaatatggctgccatccaccgcgcccacacaatgagggaaccccagctccccaaaaccatgcatgatctgtggggcagaaaacacaaagggcatattagtgacagcgccattgttccgaagttgcggacctccgcaaaagtgagtgcctgttcccagcgcattcccccaccccatcccccatcccccactcacctctgccacgttcccaatcttgactgtacgagctaggagggtcacttccatggcaaagcacacctccaggactatttgtgccgccgtagagcagcctaccccgaactgctctgctgtggtcctgtagacgcaaggggtagccagcctccatagggtgatggctaggcgtttctccactgggataggtctacgcatgacagtcaacctcctgtccagatgcggccgcaactcctccacgatttcaaaaaaggtgcccctgctcatgcggaaatggctcagccattgctcatcgtcccactccttcaggacaaagttctcccaccagtccttgctcctcggccgggcccagaagcggcggcgtgtctcgcggacgtagtcgccatacgcggccagcatggctagcctcgttcggcagagggcggcccgcagcttgctgcggcggagtagccacctccccagttgttcccgcaactgccgccgcctggcagccacctgtgcacggaggcgctgatactccgacagaagcaagatcagcatggctatggccgcgcaaagatcgtcacggtcctcgtcagggagcatagttgccctctcttggctatcgtttcccgcacagacgcgcacacacagccacctctgctgccctgatatgctgcatccggacaatgcgcttccgctggcgcagctgtttctgccagatgtgggttggctccttgggatggggcagagggcacagaggcgatcatcgccgccgacacctcagaggcatgatgggagatgtaggcacagagtggccatgcagacgattgacctcgggtcatatgacacccgccacgacccccatcaggaagtgagcgcatcaatgttgaccctcaacagcaccagcagcacttcggctggcactggcactgccgccgctgccgccgccagggccggcggcggcatcgctgacggctgcgcaagtttgcggtctttcggacgtgcgcaaaccgtgcagcgagcgaaaaaaaaagccgcggcaatcaggccggtgtggctgcgcaaccgttctcgcggcggcagcagcacaaccggcgcaaacttccgccacaaatcgaaggcaggtgtggatgatgaggcgtcacggctgaacgggaaaagccgctttcaccgctcctcaacgacggaacacccggtacgtctagcaacgcccttggttTATATTACCCTGCTAGCCCAGCTGAAGTCTGTCTCAGCCAATATTACAGCACTCCATCATTACAGAGTTTGCATCCAGGGTAGTCAATTGTGTATTGCCTTCAGTGTAATGACTCCAAGAGGAACAACGGTTTTCCttggttataaatgcaataactttgctgttttctaCATTTCCTTTAGAGAAATTGTGCTCTGAAGTTATAGACATGAAGTACCCTGTCTTAAGCttagataggaagctgcctcataccacgttggactcttggtccatctaacccagtattgtttatAGTGGCCCGAGACAccataaatcatggctttaaccatggtacttaagccaaaaagccttaagcaccgtggttaaagccatggttgaaggtgtcttctgaacagggccagtggctctccagggtttcagacaagagcttttcctagctctacctggagatgtcggggtttgaacctgggaccttctggatgcaaagcaggggctctaccacttgAGCCCCTCCCCTTATATTTAAGTTTTTTCCCTTCTGTTATGGACCTTGAAAAGGGCGGCTTTTCTCATTGATGGACCCCTGCtttaaaatgccccccccccaaatcattaCAAGAGGCTGCCACCAATCAGGTTAAACCTCCTGATGCACCCAAGTCTGTTCAGCTGCTTTGGAGCTTCCAAGATCTTCTGCCGATGACAcgtcctccccccgccccagctctaagaaaaaagaagaaaaaagaaagaatatgcTCTGAATTTTCTTGCATGAAGCCCAGAAGACTGAGCACTTAATCAAACCTTGTGAAATATCCTAGGAACACCAGGGCTAGTTGAGCAACCATGCGGTCTTATACGTATGGAAGGTTTTAGTGagaaactcccttttaaagcaatgTGACTAAGGCTGTGTCTCTACAACACCACTTTGCCTCCTGATTCCCACCTCCCAAACCCACAGCATCGCTGCCGCAAAGTGGAATTGAaagagttacatggcaggagtgagtgcaGGCTATCCAGCCTGGGAAAAATTGCAGCGCCTTTGTCAGATGGTGGAACGAGAAAGCACAAAAAACGTTTTTCATGGCAACTTTGCACAACAACTGTGCTGATACAGTTCATTTAATTTATGTGTTATAGATcttaactgcccttacttttgttccccaTTTTTTACATCGCCATGGCAGCCACTATGAGGCTTGTCGAGCCCATCTCTACCCCCTACCCTGCATTCCTAtgcttaccctgcactgggatccgcccCTAGGTACGCCCACTTTCTTAACCCAAACCAAAGCCATcactgacagatgaagaaacaaTGCGGTGACATTGGAGCAATGAAAAAGATGCAGCAACATGACACTTCACAGGAaaaaagcccaatgtggctgtgagttggcggctgcatcatttaaacaacaGGGTGCAACTACGCAGCCATGACAGGGTATATAGGGTGTTCAGACAAGCCCTAAATGCCAGATATAAAAAGAAGTTTATTggctgggggggggcggagggcgaggGAAGAGAAAAGGACAAGGAAGGCACCAAATCACACACACTGAATTCCAAACAAAAATCAGTGCAGTCATTCTCACTTAGCTTTGAgtccgccttgagtcccagtactggggaaaaggtgggatataaataaatataataataattagctagtatatttagtgtgcaatcctatgcatgcttagaaagaaagaagtcctacaatttccagcattccccagcttgtTAATGCACTTACTAGCTACTTACTTGTCAGATCAAAAGCCATAGTAATAACCCTTTTCAATTTTAAGAACTATAAGGATAGCTATTACAGGGCTCTTTTAGCagttccatttattattattattattattattattattattattattattattattattattattattattattattacaaactgatatatttgtattttaaaatggtttctcCTTATGTTGGGCAATGATGAAATTCACTATCCTAAGTTACAATACGCATGAATCCCCTTGATCTATCTCAAGATCACTAAGCTGGTCAGGATCAGTGCTCAGAAACTGCTAACTGTGCCATCGCTGCACACTACTGTGCACTCCATACCACCTCTCAAGTTCCATTCTGCTTAGCCTCCCAAATAATATTTGACAGCGTTGAGCTTATTTGGCTGGGCGTCTTTGTCCCACCAGCTTCCAACAGTTATAAAAGAATTGGCTCAATGTGAGCAATTTGGTCCTGGCCCAAGATGCCAGGTTTCAAGCCAGCTCTGTCAAGCTTTTATTGTCCCCATTGGCAAGGTGGAATGCCAAACGCCTGGCACCAATGGAATTTATGGCAAGCAAAGCAGTAGTGGGTGTGCTACTCCACAGAGATTAGCCGCCTCATTTTAAGGAAGCATGGAACAGTAAGCAGAAGAATGAAAGGTATCCAAGAAATACAAAAGGAGTGCCATACACTTCTTTTTCAAGGTAACGGCTTATCATTTAGTAAAACCTCAATTTCCCTATTCCCTAAAACGAACAGTGTAAATTTAGCTACAGTTTATTATGCATCTTGGGACTGGCCTAGAGCCAAGTTCTGTGGCAGGGCTGTCGTTTCTCATGGGAACCAGCAAAGCGGTTTTGGTCATCGTACTTTGGCATAAACTCTTTACCGCACAGATGTATATTTTATTCTAagttgcattttatatcatgagATGTGGCATGATTGCAGGAGACGGCTGAGAAAAACAGTAAGAATACAGGTGGTTTGGAATAACAGGATTAAAATACAAAAGATTGTTTGGTACTAAAGGGCTGAAGTATGAGGATACAGCTAGTAGAAGAATAAATATTTCCTATTCTTTTATGCGAAGTGTTTGCACATTTGAAGAGAAATGTACCACTATAAAAAGATGCTTTGTATATGTTCTGTTTATGTTCTGTAATTTTTAAGTACTCTgagggcagatccacacataggcTTCAggatgccctgaaggcgctttggggcatcccgaaatcgatgatgtgtaccctaccttaagcattccaagaagaggaggacgaggaggaggcagccccgcatcgcccctcgcggggacgggatgaagagttgccgggcccggtgccttcgccggggaatcagctgctgcccacctacccgccggcctccttttgccggcgaaaaagccacccgggcccacccgggccggagagcttggcggaagaagccgccggcgGCTTCCGCCCAGGTCATAGAGCTCGATGCCATGATATGACATAGTTAAATACAAGAGGAAAATAAATTCCATTAACAAGCATCGTGCCCAGTAAAGCCCAGCTGTTGGCCAAAGTTGAGGAAAGGATTGTGCAGCTTGTTCCAATTCTAATTAATAATAATCAAGGTTTAATAAAGCAAGTTGGGAAAAGAATGAAAGTTGTTTTACTGTAAATAACCCtgaatggaattgaatgggagcaAAGACATTTTACAGAGCAGCAGAAAATGTTCAGCACATATTTCAAGCTCTGCTTCATTCAGAGTTGGACTGGAAACTGGCAGTTTTACCTAAGACAAATTGATGCACTACCTTCAATGTCTTATTGTACTCTCCATGAGTATTATAATAGAtcaatttgtaaacatttttattgGTTATCTAATAGGAGGTGACCAGTGGTCTtaaatgcatttctgtgcatgctGGACAGACTTTGGCTATCTTGTGATAAACACAAAGTGCATTGTTTCTTTGTTGGAACAATATCCTGTTTTTAACAGTGACCTGTAAAGGATATCAGAGAAGGATCACAAAAGAGCAATTGGCTATACATGTCAAGATGATTGGAGATTTTGATGCATAAGGAATAAATTCCAAATGGCACTCATCATGGTGTTGAGCAGTGTGTGAAAGCTACAGGGACAGCACTACAAGGTTTAGTATGTTATGGATGAGAAATCACTGGAGTCACAAAGCATAATGTTAACCCATTGTTTATTtagtccatggtttgttgccctagcTAGAGTTTGTCTGACAAACAATAGAACAGATTgtagtttgttttctcagtctctggtttgtttccctcctccttcaccttgATTGCAAACCCCGTTAATCTGCTCAAAAGAtctcatttaatttaattttcattgTGCCATGCACTCTCTAGCTCGGTCTCACTGCAaaagtctcccattaaggtatttccattggagttctactgatgaaaattctgaccagcaaaatatctcaacctctgccatgtggtatgtggtttggctcgcttgcctgaattatttgtgcctacttgctacttagtgcaaaggaagaagtgggtctctaaatcatttttttaataatgcattttaacccatagaccttcctcttcaatttgctttgatataattggcatgatctatattttgtaataattgctGGTAATTGTTCATTCTTCTtaaatgatcttttaaaaaattgacagggttgctattattatcatcatcatcatcaatcttcatcatctctctctcttttcttgcttgtggtggtttttctagatgaacataatgagctttgccaagtcatgctgacttttactgattcagaaacttcctgactattggaCATGCTTTtttcaagtatgactgctttctggatgttagtgtggatgtatttagataggcctagtttctgaaggttttctggggtgggtgagggtggaattgatgtgatgctggtgactgctGTGACTAATAGAATAATTAtatctttttcctgttgccatagttctttaacttccatcgccagtggtgtatattttcctcttccttttcagcaacatttttgtccttaggtattgctatgtcagtgaggtaggtgtatttttttcttttttgtttatgactgttatggcTGGTCGATTGCAAaatattgtcttgtcccagaattgttctctcccagcaagataatatatgagtgcatagcgtggcttggcttggcttaaCTTGTTTGAGTGTGCCTGGATCTCCTAGGctttgaaagcatctttctggagagcacctgctggttgcatgttccacgaggccaggttctggtgagtgcatagttgtccttTACAGGTGatgcttgcacttgctagagtaggGTGAACAAATATGAAGAGTctacgtggaggcagtgacagactttgtatttctgggctcaAAGATTACTGcggacgctgactgcagccaggaaatcagaagacgtttacttcttgggaggagagcaatgacaaatctcgataaaataattaagagcagagacaccacactgacaacaaaggtccgcataattaaagcaatggtattccccgtagtaacctatggctgcgagagctggaccataaggaaaggtgagcgaaggaagatagatgcttttgaactgtggtgttggaggaaaattctgagagtgccttggactgcaagaagatcaaaccagtccatactccaggaaataaagccagactgctcacttcagggaatgatactaaaggcaaaactgaagtactttggccacataatgagaagacaggataccctggagaagatgctgatgctagggaaagtggaaggcaaaaggaagaggggccgaccaagggcaagatggatggatgatattctggagctgacagacttgaccttgggggacctAGGGGTGGCGTCagtcgacagaaagctctggcgtgggctggcccatgaagtcacaaagagtcagaagcgactgaatgaataaacaacaagaaaagtattttatactctttcggaatgctagtttgctagtttgttgtactagatttttctgcacttgccagctgcttcatttgttcaatggtagcagtatgctgatatattgaatgtctcacttctttattttaatttatttatttatttatttatttatttatttatttattacatttctataccgcccaatagccggagctctctgggcggttcacagtgattttttagtgattttttaacattattttttaacattatttcagtgattttttaacattaagatgttatgtacaACAGGTGttttcttaattgtgtgctgtaaaatcagacatgtgactaaagctatgttcaggtgggcatgctCCCTTGGGGCTTGACATGGCCCCCTGGGGGCCAACTATGTTGGTGGGAATGCtcccttggggtggccatgttgtcctccattttggtttcca
This window of the Elgaria multicarinata webbii isolate HBS135686 ecotype San Diego chromosome 3, rElgMul1.1.pri, whole genome shotgun sequence genome carries:
- the LOC134396772 gene encoding uncharacterized protein LOC134396772 isoform X1, whose amino-acid sequence is MLPDEDRDDLCAAIAMLILLLSEYQRLRAQVAARRRQLREQLGRWLLRRSKLRAALCRTRLAMLAAYGDYVRETRRRFWARPRSKDWWENFVLKEWDDEQWLSHFRMSRGTFFEIVEELRPHLDRRLTVMRRPIPVEKRLAITLWRLATPCVYRTTAEQFGVGCSTAAQIVLEVCFAMEVTLLARTVKIGNVAEIMHGFGELGFPHCVGAVDGSHIPLQSPIHQASEYINRKDEYSMILQGTCDHKGRFINVEIGWSGKNHDAYVFANSGLCETMDAGVFVPTHPTIRLHGQQIPPLIIADGAYPLREWLMKPYGGALTPQQAHFNRCLRRARLVVEQAFGRLKGRWRSIGVRLELAEENIPSVISACVILHNICETKGHAMLVEAAEHNSVELATLGEPYVNEANRHTREGHKGFNVPASGLCARRSLWQLRRSSTQQRRAVGREAPLLRRPPQSNLPAAHPPHHLVSPQPYHKQGLVLVPRTFCLGAWGRGCIHWRGSGAHQSSGIQMNTYVASSLPGCAPFHLPTHSLTTVLVVHSPLPSLTSSTPLLFCDR
- the LOC134396772 gene encoding uncharacterized protein LOC134396772 isoform X2 encodes the protein MLPDEDRDDLCAAIAMLILLLSEYQRLRAQVAARRRQLREQLGRWLLRRSKLRAALCRTRLAMLAAYGDYVRETRRRFWARPRSKDWWENFVLKEWDDEQWLSHFRMSRGTFFEIVEELRPHLDRRLTVMRRPIPVEKRLAITLWRLATPCVYRTTAEQFGVGCSTAAQIVLEVCFAMEVTLLARTVKIGNVAEIMHGFGELGFPHCVGAVDGSHIPLQSPIHQASEYINRKDEYSMILQGTCDHKGRFINVEIGWSGKNHDAYVFANSGLCETMDAGVFVPTHPTIRLHGQQIPPLIIADGAYPLREWLMKPYGGALTPQQAHFNRCLRRARLVVEQAFGRLKGRWRSIGVRLELAEENIPSVISACVILHNICETKGHAMLVEAAEHNSVELATLGEPYVNEANRHTREGHKVRDAVREFLWANRR